Proteins from one Setaria italica strain Yugu1 chromosome V, Setaria_italica_v2.0, whole genome shotgun sequence genomic window:
- the LOC101761902 gene encoding protein MALE DISCOVERER 2 isoform X1, producing the protein MGARQGLRHGLGLQLLFFILMLLQALAGRGVASINGEGLALLELKARVEADPHGAFQDWDPMDSSPCRWSGVRCLDGKVEILNLTGQELAGTLAPEIGSLRRLKSLLLPKNNFRGWIPKEFVGLSALEVLDLSSNNLDGTIPEELRAMPLLKQLSLHDNQFQEGVSSFAIQDIADDQAGCLSRKLGCWSDFKDLISFNGLREKYYTNVPSFSEARIMQNLQTFASAMRRKLLSEADNLPALLGNDAKSSVPENSKEIQKPADVLSLGSGSFPAFPNTYGQTLTPLVPEAIEATTLQQLSTEVAQSTDVEMSDTKYSKWAYLIIIPATILLIILVAVILLVWRKRGRAPIAPWKTGLSGPIQKALVSGASKLNRLELEAACEDFSNIINTFPTCTVFKGILSGGVEIGVVSTVISSSKDWSRSAEMCFKKEIDTMSRVNHKNFTNLLGYCLENEPFMRMMVFEFSPHGSLSQHLHLKEFEDLDWAARMRVIMGVAYCLQYMHHELDPPVAIHDVRSDSTFISDDYAAKVADVSVWDELAAKAKAGKEDGSSRCECPPDLQGNVYGFGALMIEIISGRVPEPDDHKPMCSWASEHLKDKNYSKLVDASLKEHKSSELEAVCEVIQECIDPDPTRRPTMTDVVGKLRAPLGISPEQAAPRLTPLWWAELELLSVKST; encoded by the exons ATGGGTGCGCGGCAGGGGCTTCGCCACGGCTTGGGGCTCCAGCTGCTGTTTTTCATCCTCATGCTGCTCCAGGCACTGGCTGGCCGGGGCGTGGCTTCGATCAACGGTGAAG GACTGGCGTTGCTGGAACTGAAGGCGAGAGTGGAGGCTGATCCTCATGGAGCCTTCCAGGATTGGGATCCCATGGACAGCAGCCCATGCAGATGGTCTGGTGTGCGATGCTTAGACGGTAAAGTAGAGATTCT GAACCTAACAGGTCAAGAATTGGCTGGGACTCTAGCTCCTGAAATCGGAAGCCTTCGACGTCTGAAATCACT TTTACTTCCGAAGAACAATTTCCGTGGGTGGATTCCCAAAGAATTCGTAGGGTTATCTGCTCTAGAAGTGCTAGATTTGAGCAGCAACAACCTGGATGGAACAATTCCAGAGGAACTGAGGGCAATGCCACTGCTTAAGCAACT ATCACTTCACGATAACCAGTTCCAAGAAGGTGTCTCTTCTTTCGCCATCCAAGATATAGCTGATGATCAGGCAGGATGCTTGAGCAGAAAACTAGGGTGCTG GTCAGACTTTAAGGATTTGATATCTTTCAATGGCCTCCGAGAGAAATATTACACCAATGTACCAA GTTTCAGTGAGGCACGCATCATGCAGAATTTGCAGACATTTGCAAGTGCCATGCGCCGCAAGCTTCTCAGTGAAGCTGACAACCTACCTGCTCTTTTAGGGAATGATGCTAAATCTTCTGTTCCGGAAAATTCGAAAGAAATTCAAAAACCTGCTGATGTGCTTTCTCTAGGAAGTGGATCATTCCCTGCATTTCCGAACACATATGGCCAAACTCTGACGCCTTTGGTTCCCGAAGCAATTGAGGCTACCACATTGCAGCAGCTGTCTACAGAAGTGGCACAGTCCACTGATGTAGAAATGTCAGATACAAAGTACAGCAAGTGGGCATATCTGATCATAATTCCAGCTACGATATTGCTAATTATTCTGGTAGctgtgatacttttggtttggcGGAAGCGAGGGCGTGCACCGATTGCCCCTTGGAAAACAGGGCTGAGTGGCCCTATTCAGAAGGCACTTGTTTCAG GTGCTTCAAAACTGAACAGACTTGAGCTTGAAGCTGCTTGCGAGGATTTCAGCAATATCATCAATACTTTTCCAACCTGCACTGTATTCAAGGGGATATTATCTGGCGGAGTTGAGATCGGTGTTGTCTCCACTGTCATATCATCGAGCAAAGACTGGTCTAGGAGTGCAGAAATGTGCTTCAAGAAAGAG ATAGATACAATGTCACGAGTCAATCACAAGAACTTTACCAATCTCCTTGGCTATTGCCTAGAAAATGAACCTTTCATGAGAATGATGGTGTTTGAGTTTTCTCCACATGGCAGTCTCTCACAGCATCTTCACC TCAAAGAATTTGAGGATCTGGACTGGGCTGCGAGGATGAGAGTCATCATGGGTGTTGCTTACTGCCTCCAATACATGCACCATGAGCTGGATCCACCCGTTGCAATACACGATGTGCGATCTGACTCAACCTTCATTTCAGATGATTATGCTGCCAAG GTTGCAGATGTTAGTGTATGGGACGAACTCGCCGCCAAAGCAAAGGCTGGAAAGGAGGACGGCAGCAGCCGCTGTGAATGTCCTCCAGATCTCCAAGGCAACGTCTATGGATTTGGGGCGCTTATGATAGAGATCATATCCGGGAGGGTTCCTGAACCGGATGATCACAAACCCATGTGCAGCTGG GCTTCTGAGCATCTGAAAGACAAGAACTACAGCAAGCTCGTGGACGCGTCGCTGAAGGAGCACAAGAGCAGCGAGCTGGAGGCCGTCTGCGAGGTGATCCAGGAGTGCATCGACCCGGACCCGACGCGGCGGCCAACCATGACAGACGTCGTGGGCAAACTGAGGGCGCCTCTCGGCATCTCGCCTGAGCAAGCGGCGCCGCGGCTGACGCCGCTCTGGTGGGCGGAGCTGGAGTTGCTGTCGGTGAAGTCAACTTAG
- the LOC101761902 gene encoding protein MALE DISCOVERER 2 isoform X2 has product MQMVWCAMLRRNLTGQELAGTLAPEIGSLRRLKSLLLPKNNFRGWIPKEFVGLSALEVLDLSSNNLDGTIPEELRAMPLLKQLSLHDNQFQEGVSSFAIQDIADDQAGCLSRKLGCWSDFKDLISFNGLREKYYTNVPSFSEARIMQNLQTFASAMRRKLLSEADNLPALLGNDAKSSVPENSKEIQKPADVLSLGSGSFPAFPNTYGQTLTPLVPEAIEATTLQQLSTEVAQSTDVEMSDTKYSKWAYLIIIPATILLIILVAVILLVWRKRGRAPIAPWKTGLSGPIQKALVSGASKLNRLELEAACEDFSNIINTFPTCTVFKGILSGGVEIGVVSTVISSSKDWSRSAEMCFKKEIDTMSRVNHKNFTNLLGYCLENEPFMRMMVFEFSPHGSLSQHLHLKEFEDLDWAARMRVIMGVAYCLQYMHHELDPPVAIHDVRSDSTFISDDYAAKVADVSVWDELAAKAKAGKEDGSSRCECPPDLQGNVYGFGALMIEIISGRVPEPDDHKPMCSWASEHLKDKNYSKLVDASLKEHKSSELEAVCEVIQECIDPDPTRRPTMTDVVGKLRAPLGISPEQAAPRLTPLWWAELELLSVKST; this is encoded by the exons ATGCAGATGGTCTGGTGTGCGATGCTTAGACG GAACCTAACAGGTCAAGAATTGGCTGGGACTCTAGCTCCTGAAATCGGAAGCCTTCGACGTCTGAAATCACT TTTACTTCCGAAGAACAATTTCCGTGGGTGGATTCCCAAAGAATTCGTAGGGTTATCTGCTCTAGAAGTGCTAGATTTGAGCAGCAACAACCTGGATGGAACAATTCCAGAGGAACTGAGGGCAATGCCACTGCTTAAGCAACT ATCACTTCACGATAACCAGTTCCAAGAAGGTGTCTCTTCTTTCGCCATCCAAGATATAGCTGATGATCAGGCAGGATGCTTGAGCAGAAAACTAGGGTGCTG GTCAGACTTTAAGGATTTGATATCTTTCAATGGCCTCCGAGAGAAATATTACACCAATGTACCAA GTTTCAGTGAGGCACGCATCATGCAGAATTTGCAGACATTTGCAAGTGCCATGCGCCGCAAGCTTCTCAGTGAAGCTGACAACCTACCTGCTCTTTTAGGGAATGATGCTAAATCTTCTGTTCCGGAAAATTCGAAAGAAATTCAAAAACCTGCTGATGTGCTTTCTCTAGGAAGTGGATCATTCCCTGCATTTCCGAACACATATGGCCAAACTCTGACGCCTTTGGTTCCCGAAGCAATTGAGGCTACCACATTGCAGCAGCTGTCTACAGAAGTGGCACAGTCCACTGATGTAGAAATGTCAGATACAAAGTACAGCAAGTGGGCATATCTGATCATAATTCCAGCTACGATATTGCTAATTATTCTGGTAGctgtgatacttttggtttggcGGAAGCGAGGGCGTGCACCGATTGCCCCTTGGAAAACAGGGCTGAGTGGCCCTATTCAGAAGGCACTTGTTTCAG GTGCTTCAAAACTGAACAGACTTGAGCTTGAAGCTGCTTGCGAGGATTTCAGCAATATCATCAATACTTTTCCAACCTGCACTGTATTCAAGGGGATATTATCTGGCGGAGTTGAGATCGGTGTTGTCTCCACTGTCATATCATCGAGCAAAGACTGGTCTAGGAGTGCAGAAATGTGCTTCAAGAAAGAG ATAGATACAATGTCACGAGTCAATCACAAGAACTTTACCAATCTCCTTGGCTATTGCCTAGAAAATGAACCTTTCATGAGAATGATGGTGTTTGAGTTTTCTCCACATGGCAGTCTCTCACAGCATCTTCACC TCAAAGAATTTGAGGATCTGGACTGGGCTGCGAGGATGAGAGTCATCATGGGTGTTGCTTACTGCCTCCAATACATGCACCATGAGCTGGATCCACCCGTTGCAATACACGATGTGCGATCTGACTCAACCTTCATTTCAGATGATTATGCTGCCAAG GTTGCAGATGTTAGTGTATGGGACGAACTCGCCGCCAAAGCAAAGGCTGGAAAGGAGGACGGCAGCAGCCGCTGTGAATGTCCTCCAGATCTCCAAGGCAACGTCTATGGATTTGGGGCGCTTATGATAGAGATCATATCCGGGAGGGTTCCTGAACCGGATGATCACAAACCCATGTGCAGCTGG GCTTCTGAGCATCTGAAAGACAAGAACTACAGCAAGCTCGTGGACGCGTCGCTGAAGGAGCACAAGAGCAGCGAGCTGGAGGCCGTCTGCGAGGTGATCCAGGAGTGCATCGACCCGGACCCGACGCGGCGGCCAACCATGACAGACGTCGTGGGCAAACTGAGGGCGCCTCTCGGCATCTCGCCTGAGCAAGCGGCGCCGCGGCTGACGCCGCTCTGGTGGGCGGAGCTGGAGTTGCTGTCGGTGAAGTCAACTTAG
- the LOC101759348 gene encoding glutathione gamma-glutamylcysteinyltransferase 1 isoform X1, translated as MATVASLYRRVLPSPPAVDFTSPDGKRLFSEALEGGTMEGFFSLASCFQTQSEPAFCGLASLAVVLNALAIDPGRRWKGPWRWFDESMLDCCEPLDKIKAEGITFGKVACLAHCSGADVRPFRANQVTVDDLRRHLIRCASSRDCHLIASYHRRHFKQTGTGHFSPIGGYHAGEDMALILDVACFKYPPHWVPLQLLWEAMNTADESTGLLRGFMLISRHNAAPSALYTVSCRDESWKCMAKYCAEDLPDILKAESLDNVPALLSSFIYSLPANAGSLIKWVVEVRRKEEDRPCLSKDEKERLLVKENVLQQVHDTKLFMIVHDLQCARIQCCNRLSSSSEDSVTRIAASVCCQGAAMLSGNLASSDGFCFKETCFKGVQANGCCTSSCNSNLGNEIIKYPSSADVITVLLLALHPSTWLGIINERLKAEFQTLVSTDNLPDVLKREILHLRRQLYYLKTCKDEECEDLCHHTLSSDASDPLT; from the exons ATGGCGACGGTGGCGTCGCTGTACCGGCGGgtcctcccgtcgccgccggcggtggactTCACCTCGCCGGACGGCAAGCGCCTCTTCTCGGAGGCCCTCGAGGGCGGCACCATGGAGggcttcttcagcctcgcctcCTGCTTCCAGACGCAGTCCGAGCCGGCCTTCTGCGGCCtcgcctccctcgccgtcgtcctcaaCGCGCTCGCCATcgaccccggccgccgctggaAGGGCCCCTGGCGGTGGTTCGACGAGTCCATGCTCGACTGCTGCGAGCCCCTCGACAAGATCAAGGCGGAGGGCATCACCTTCGGCAAGGTCGCCTGCCTCGCGCACTGCTCCGGCGCCGACGTTCGACCCTTCCGCGCCAACCAGGTCACCGTCGATGACCTCCGCCGCCATCTCATCCGCTGTGCCTCCTCTCGGGACTGCCATCTCATCGCTTCCTACCACAGGAGGCATTTCAAACAG ACCGGAACTGGGCATTTCTCCCCAATCGGCGGCTACCACGCCGGAGAGGATATGGCGCTCATCTTGGATGTCGCCTGCTTCAAATACCCTCCCCATTGGGTTCCACTGCAACTTCTTTGGGAAGCCATGAACACGGCTGATGAATCAACTGGACTTCTCAGGGG GTTCATGCTTATATCAAGGCACAATGCAGCTCCTTCAGCGCTTTACACAGTG AGTTGTAGAGATGAAAGCTGGAAATGCATGGCAAAATATTGTGCCGAAGATTTACCAGATATTTTGAAGGCTGAGAGTCTTGACAATGTTCCAGCACTTTTGTCCAGTTTTATTTATTCTCTTCCAGCCAATGCTGGATCTTTGATCAAATGGGTTGTTGAAGTTAGGAGAAAAGAGGAAGACAGGCCATGCTTAAGCAAAGATGAGAAGGAAAGGCTTTTGGTGAAG GAAAATGTATTACAGCAAGTTCATGACACCAAGCTATTTATGATAGTCCATGACCTGCAATGTGCTCGTATCCAATGTTGTAATCGTTTGTCCTCGTCAAGTGAAGATTCCGTTACCAGGATTGCAGCCTCTGTGTGCTGCCAAGGAGCCGCAATGCTATCAGGGAACCTTGCATCAAGTGATGGTTTCTGCTTCAAGGAAACATGTTTCAAAGGTGTTCAAGCTAATG GTTGCTGCACGAGTTCGTGCAATTCAAACTTGGGCAATGAAATCATCAAGTATCCATCAAGCGCGGATGTTATAACCGTTCTATTGCTGGCTTTGCATCCCAGCACATGGTTGGGCATCATAAATGAGAGGCTGAAAGCTGAATTTCAGACTCTTGTTTCAACAGACAATCTACCTGATGTTCTTAAACGGGAG ATACTTCATCTAAGGCGGCAACTCTATTATCTGAAGACTTGTAAAGATGAGGAATGTGAGGATCTGTGCCACCATACCCTTAGCAGTGATGCTAGCGACCCTCTCACTTGA
- the LOC101760841 gene encoding glutathione gamma-glutamylcysteinyltransferase 1 encodes MAAAVASLYRRVLPSPPAVDFASPEGKRLFAEALAAGTMEGFFPLVSCFQTQSEPAFCGLASLAVVLNALSIDPGRRWKGPWRWFDESMLDCCEPLDKVKAEGITFGKVACLARCSGANVQSFRANLATIDDLRRHLVRCVSSQDCHLIASYHRQAFKQTGTGHFSPIGGYHAGQDMALILDVARFKYPPHWVPLRLLWDAMNMTDDSTGLLRGFMLISRKTAAPSSLYTVSCRDENWKSMAKYCVEDLPNLLKGDNLDNVQTLLSRLIESLPAEAEALIKWVVEVRRKEEGDPSLSKEEKERLFLKENVLQQVRDTRLFAIVHDLQYANNPCCNCSSSSEEDSLTRIAAAVCCQGAAMLSGNLASRHGFCCKETCLKCIQANGDGLKTVISASVVSEGNEHGVDMLLPMSSPGASSCNSNLKNNVVKYPSSADVLTVLLLALHPSTWLGIKDEKLKAELQTLVSTDNLPDDLKREIMHLRRQLYYLKTCKEKEEYEDDDLPSPKWLG; translated from the exons atggcggcggccgtggcgtcGCTGTACCGGCGGgtcctcccgtcgccgccggcggtggactTCGCCTCGCCGGAGGGGAAGCGCCTCTTCGCGGAGGCCCTGGCGGCGGGCACCATGGAGGGGTTCTTCCCTCTGGTGTCCTGCTTCCAGACGCAGTCGGAGCCGGCCTTCTGCGGCCtcgcctccctcgccgtcgtcctcaaCGCGCTCTCCATCGACCCGGGCCGCCGGTGGAAGGGGCCGTGGCGGTGGTTCGACGAGTCCATGCTCGACTGCTGCGAGCCCCTCGACAAGGTCAAGGCCGAGGGCATCACCTTCGGCAAGGTCGCCTGCCTCGCACGCTGCTCCGGCGCCAACGTTCAATCCTTCCGCGCCAACCTGGCCACCATCGACGACCTACGACGGCATCTCGTCCGATGCGTCTCCTCCCAGGACTGCCATCTTATCGCCTCCTATCATAGGCAGGCTTTCAAACAG ACTGGAACTGGGCATTTCTCCCCAATCGGTGGCTACCATGCCGGACAGGATATGGCGCTCATCTTGGATGTCGCTCGCTTCAAATACCCTCCACATTGGGTTCCACTGAGACTTCTTTGGGATGCCATGAATATGACTGATGACTCAACTGGACTTCTCAGGGG GTTCATGCTTATATCAAGAAAGACTGCAGCCCCTTCGTCATTGTACACAGTG AGCTGCAGAGATGAGAACTGGAAAAGCATGGCAAAGTATTGTGTTGAAGATTTACCAAATCTTTTGAAGGGAGATAATCTAGACAATGTTCAAACACTTTTGTCCCGTTTAATTGAATCTCTTCCAGCTGAAGCTGAAGCTTTGATCAAATGGGTTGTTGAAGTTAGAAGGAAAGAGGAAGGGGACCCAAGCTTaagcaaagaggagaaagaaaggcTTTTCTTGAAG GAAAATGTTCTACAGCAAGTTCGTGATACCAGGCTATTTGCCATAGTCCACGATCTACAATATGCTAATAACCCATGTTGTAATTGCTCATCGTCAAGCGAAGAAGATTCCCTTACTAGGATTGCAGCTGCTGTATGCTGTCAGGGAGCTGCAATGCTATCAGGAAACCTTGCATCAAGACATGGTTTCTGCTGCAAAGAAACATGTTTAAAATGTATCCAAGCGAATGGTGATGGGCTTAAGACTGTTATCTCAGCCTCTGTGGTTTCTGAAGGCAATGAACACGGTGTTGATATGCTTTTACCAATGTCTTCACCTGGTGCCAGTTCGTGCAATTCAAACTTGAAGAACAATGTTGTCAAATATCCATCAAGTGCAGATGTTCTGACCGTTCTTCTGCTGGCTTTACATCCCAGCACATGGTTGGGTATCAAAGATGAGAAGCTTAAAGCTGAACTTCAGACTCTTGTTTCGACAGATAATCTACCTGATGATCTTAAACGAGAG ATAATGCATCTAAGGCGGCAACTTTATTATCTGAAGACTTGTAAAGAAAAGGAGGAATACGAAGATGATGATCTGCCATCACCTAAGTGGCTAGGCTAA
- the LOC101759348 gene encoding glutathione gamma-glutamylcysteinyltransferase 1 isoform X2 — MATVASLYRRVLPSPPAVDFTSPDGKRLFSEALEGGTMEGFFSLASCFQTQSEPAFCGLASLAVVLNALAIDPGRRWKGPWRWFDESMLDCCEPLDKIKAEGITFGKVACLAHCSGADVRPFRANQVTVDDLRRHLIRCASSRDCHLIASYHRRHFKQTGTGHFSPIGGYHAGEDMALILDVACFKYPPHWVPLQLLWEAMNTADESTGLLRGFMLISRHNAAPSALYTVSCRDESWKCMAKYCAEDLPDILKAESLDNVPALLSSFIYSLPANAGSLIKWVVEVRRKEEDRPCLSKDEKERLLVKENVLQQVHDTKLFMIVHDLQCARIQCCNRLSSSSEDSVTRIAASVCCQGAAMLSGNLASSDGFCFKETCFKGCCTSSCNSNLGNEIIKYPSSADVITVLLLALHPSTWLGIINERLKAEFQTLVSTDNLPDVLKREILHLRRQLYYLKTCKDEECEDLCHHTLSSDASDPLT, encoded by the exons ATGGCGACGGTGGCGTCGCTGTACCGGCGGgtcctcccgtcgccgccggcggtggactTCACCTCGCCGGACGGCAAGCGCCTCTTCTCGGAGGCCCTCGAGGGCGGCACCATGGAGggcttcttcagcctcgcctcCTGCTTCCAGACGCAGTCCGAGCCGGCCTTCTGCGGCCtcgcctccctcgccgtcgtcctcaaCGCGCTCGCCATcgaccccggccgccgctggaAGGGCCCCTGGCGGTGGTTCGACGAGTCCATGCTCGACTGCTGCGAGCCCCTCGACAAGATCAAGGCGGAGGGCATCACCTTCGGCAAGGTCGCCTGCCTCGCGCACTGCTCCGGCGCCGACGTTCGACCCTTCCGCGCCAACCAGGTCACCGTCGATGACCTCCGCCGCCATCTCATCCGCTGTGCCTCCTCTCGGGACTGCCATCTCATCGCTTCCTACCACAGGAGGCATTTCAAACAG ACCGGAACTGGGCATTTCTCCCCAATCGGCGGCTACCACGCCGGAGAGGATATGGCGCTCATCTTGGATGTCGCCTGCTTCAAATACCCTCCCCATTGGGTTCCACTGCAACTTCTTTGGGAAGCCATGAACACGGCTGATGAATCAACTGGACTTCTCAGGGG GTTCATGCTTATATCAAGGCACAATGCAGCTCCTTCAGCGCTTTACACAGTG AGTTGTAGAGATGAAAGCTGGAAATGCATGGCAAAATATTGTGCCGAAGATTTACCAGATATTTTGAAGGCTGAGAGTCTTGACAATGTTCCAGCACTTTTGTCCAGTTTTATTTATTCTCTTCCAGCCAATGCTGGATCTTTGATCAAATGGGTTGTTGAAGTTAGGAGAAAAGAGGAAGACAGGCCATGCTTAAGCAAAGATGAGAAGGAAAGGCTTTTGGTGAAG GAAAATGTATTACAGCAAGTTCATGACACCAAGCTATTTATGATAGTCCATGACCTGCAATGTGCTCGTATCCAATGTTGTAATCGTTTGTCCTCGTCAAGTGAAGATTCCGTTACCAGGATTGCAGCCTCTGTGTGCTGCCAAGGAGCCGCAATGCTATCAGGGAACCTTGCATCAAGTGATGGTTTCTGCTTCAAGGAAACATGTTTCAAAG GTTGCTGCACGAGTTCGTGCAATTCAAACTTGGGCAATGAAATCATCAAGTATCCATCAAGCGCGGATGTTATAACCGTTCTATTGCTGGCTTTGCATCCCAGCACATGGTTGGGCATCATAAATGAGAGGCTGAAAGCTGAATTTCAGACTCTTGTTTCAACAGACAATCTACCTGATGTTCTTAAACGGGAG ATACTTCATCTAAGGCGGCAACTCTATTATCTGAAGACTTGTAAAGATGAGGAATGTGAGGATCTGTGCCACCATACCCTTAGCAGTGATGCTAGCGACCCTCTCACTTGA
- the LOC101761503 gene encoding peptide-N4-(N-acetyl-beta-glucosaminyl)asparagine amidase A yields the protein MAPSAAISSILLLLALLHPAAATARHRHRLGASLLAASLNASEPPTTFFEVDRPIRPPRGSAGPCSTLLLSGTFGATYGRPPATAAYAPPACLAAARAASAGGGGLALAVLEWTAVCRGRQFDRIFGVWLSGAELLRSCTAEPRPNGILWSVSRDVTRYAALLAEPGEVAVYLGNLVDKTYTGVYHANLTLHLYFHAAPPPQPQQQQMADLIVPISRNLPLNDGQWFAIQNATDVQSKKLAIPSNTYRAVLEVFVSFHSNDEFWYTNPPNDYIQANNLSNVPGNGAFREVVARVDGEVVGAVWPFTVIYTGGVNPLLWRPITGIGSFNLPTYDIDITPFLGKLLDGKEHDFGFGVTNALDVWYIDANLHLWLDHNSEKTTGSLLSYDAAGLDLNVNSEFNGLDGQFVTSASRHVSATGWVKSSYGEVTTTFYQRFRYENSNVFRKNGTVQIVNQTIDAKSGIFAKDATTVLLSEELHKIFPLYLYTGTTDKVGDEYSLDSLVKLGINEKKTSGGKMGFLYSSLQNAQSARGIMRVKKNLVVSGLGKTHQVYKYVGTDGCYFRDVSSRNYTVLFDRSGDSCSKGAYSRASTKLNNQSARRKLLVNKL from the coding sequence CCGCCGCCATCTCgagcatcctcctcctcctcgcgctcctccacCCCGCCGCGGCGACCGCGCGGCACAGGCACCGCCTCGGCGCGTCCCTGCTCGCCGCCTCGCTCAACGCGTCGGAGCCGCCGACCACCTTCTTCGAGGTGGACCGCCCGAtccgcccgccgcgcggcaGCGCGGGGCCCTGCTCCACGCTACTCCTCTCCGGCACCTTCGGCGCCACCTACGGCCggccccccgccaccgccgcctacgcgccgccggcctgcctcgccgcggcgcgggccgcctccgccggcggcgggggcctcgCGCTCGCCGTGCTCGAGTGGACCGCCGTCTGCCGCGGCCGCCAGTTCGATCGCATCTTCGGCGTCTGGCTCTCCGGCGCCGAGCtgctccgcagctgcaccgccGAGCCGCGGCCCAACGGGATCCTCTGGTCCGTGTCCCGCGACGTCACCAGGTACGCCGCCCTCCTCGCGGAGCCCGGCGAGGTCGCGGTGTACCTCGGGAACCTCGTCGACAAGACGTACACTGGCGTCTACCACGCCAACCTCACGCTCCACCTCTACTTCCACGCCGCACCACCGCCGcaaccgcagcagcagcagatggcCGATCTGATTGTGCCCATCTCAAGGAACCTGCCTTTGAACGACGGGCAGTGGTTCGCCATCCAGAATGCCACCGATGTGCAGTCCAAGAAGCTCGCCATTCCGTCGAACACCTACCGGGCGGTCCTTGAGGTGTTCGTTTCCTTCCACTCCAACGACGAGTTCTGGTACACCAATCCGCCCAATGATTACATTCAGGCGAATAACTTGTCCAACGTCCCTGGCAATGGTGCATTCCGGGAAGTCGTAGCTAGGGTGGATGGTGAAGTTGTCGGCGCTGTTTGGCCATTCACTGTGATTTACACCGGTGGCGTCAACCCACTTCTATGGCGGCCAATCACTGGGATCGGCTCATTCAATCTCCCAACATATGACATTGACATCACACCATTTTTGGGCAAACTCCTGGACGGCAAGGAGCATGATTTTGGTTTTGGGGTGACAAATGCTCTTGATGTGTGGTACATTGATGCCAATTTGCATCTATGGTTGGATCACAATAGCGAGAAGACAACAGGGAGCTTGCTCAGCTATGATGCTGCTGGGTTGGACCTTAATGTGAACTCTGAATTCAATGGGTTAGATGGACAATTTGTGACAAGCGCAAGTCGGCACGTCTCTGCTACTGGATGGGTGAAATCGTCATACGGGGAGGTCACCACAACCTTCTACCAGAGATTCAGATATGAAAACAGCAATGTGTTTAGAAAGAATGGCACTGTGCAAATCGTGAACCAAACGATCGATGCAAAGTCCGGCATTTTTGCCAAGGATGCTACTACTGTGCTGCTATCTGAGGAACTTCATAAGATTTTCCCACTGTATCTTTATACTGGAACCACAGATAAAGTGGGCGATGAGTACTCGTTGGATTCACTTGTCAAATTGGGCATCAATGAGAAGAAGACCTCTGGTGGGAAGATGGGCTTCTTGTACAGCTCTCTGCAGAATGCACAGTCGGCACGCGGCATTATGAGGGTGAAGAAGAATTTAGTGGTCAGTGGATTGGGGAAGACCCATCAGGTGTATAAGTATGTGGGAACTGATGGATGCTATTTCAGGGACGTGAGCAGCAGGAACTACACTGTACTTTTCGATCGCTCTGGCGATTCTTGCTCAAAAGGGGCATATAGCAGGGCCAGCACGAAGTTGAACAATCAgtcagcaagaagaaagttgcTGGTGAACAAACTGTAA